The following proteins are co-located in the Triticum aestivum cultivar Chinese Spring chromosome 1A, IWGSC CS RefSeq v2.1, whole genome shotgun sequence genome:
- the LOC123157316 gene encoding uncharacterized protein produces the protein MEAGSDMTKEAGRKRETHSGTEMAGGSRRTSRKITKKTEYPSVLDVMDAAMNQVLKEQMEWLVARWNAESPDATPLVVEALTEEQRESLEREHLAREVLIGQAYVDKMAAEDMARLKMEESNPKKDPDELYYQEYRENWEWKYAEEFGSFEATTRIPTMCFTDKPTKPGVTKPRRSMQIFSVKVEEIYGDLRWPLDVFGIVAVRDDLDHHRNIIFERKRDNCQTLNEEDPYLVLTGPARAPLTLFGPMHFDITLKVKCSNELEDKDLSLLGFRYECCESINYQASKGEPTVSSCVSSQKHRSKLSTLELTCGIVVSSIEATISVRIVDGSWPDGFSGRFFASTASVSHMRVLLLNIGDEDTPVVATDGTIELSRRVVSVESFGELRVNAAGWLGSQQIDREVFFQPLKSGRSSRSLKVGSCEMEVTVAWSLFPLCYPNISSPKNG, from the exons ATGGAGGCGGGTTCGGATATGACGAAGGAGGCTGGGAGAAAGAGGGAAACCCACAGCGGGACCGAGATGGCCGGGGGGAGTAGGAGAACCTCGAGGAAGATCACAAAGAAGACGGAGTATCCATCGGTGCTGGATGTGATGGATGCCGCGATGAATCAGGTACTAAAGGAGCAAATGGAGTGGCTGGTGGCGAGGTGGAACGCCGAGAGCCCCGACGCGACGCCACTCGTGGTGGAAGCGCTCACGGAGGAGCAGCGAGAGTCGCTGGAGCGAGAGCATTTGGCCAGGGAGGTGTTGATTGGTCAGGCGTACGTGGATAAGATGGCGGCCGAAGACATGGCTAGACTGAAGATGGAGGAAAGTAATCCGAAAAAGGATCCCGACGAGCTGTATTACCAGGAGTACCGAGAGAACTGGGAGTGGAAATATGCTGAAGAGTTCGGCTCCTTCGAGGCCACGA CTCGGATCCCCACCATGTGTTTCACGGACAAGCCGACGAAGCCTGGTGTTACTAAGCCCAGGCGTAGTATGCAGATCTTTTCAGTTAAAGTTGAGGAAATATATGGGGATTTACGTTGGCCGTTGGATGTGTTTGGCATCGTTGCTGTGAGGGATGACCTGGATCACCATCGCAATATTATCTTTGAGCGCAAAAGGGATAACTGTCAAACTCTCAACGAGGAG GATCCATATTTAGTATTAACAGGTCCTGCCCGTGCTCCTCTGACTCTTTTTGGGCCTATGCATTTCGATATCACGCTGAAAGTGAAATGCAGCAATGAGTTAGAGGACAAAGATCTAAGCCTGCTAGGCTTTCGCTACGAGTGCTGCGAATCGATCAATTATCAAGCCAGTAAGGGAGAGCCTACCGTCAGTTCATGCGTGAGCAGCCAAAAACATAGAAGCAAGCTGAGCACATTGGAGCTGACTTGTGGTATTGTAGTCTCATCCATTGAGGCCACAATCAGTGTGCGTATTGTCGACGGATCATGGCCAGATGGATTCAGCGGGCGGTTCTTTGCCTCGACTGCTAGCGTCAGTCACATGAGGGTGTTACTGCTCAATATTGGAGATGAGGATACGCCTGTTGTTGCCACTGATGGCACCATTGAGCTGTCACGACGCGTGGTTTCTGTTGAAAGCTTTGGGGAGCTGAGAGTGAATGCAGCAGGTTGGCTAGGCAGCCAGCAGATTGACCGTGAGGTGTTCTTTCAACCATTGAAATCGGGTAGAAGCTCTCGTTCGCTGAAGGTTGGCTCGTGTGAAATGGAAGTTACCGTTGCCTGGTCCCTTTTTCCGTTATGTTATCCCAATATTTCTTCACCCAAGAATGGGTGA